One genomic region from Leifsonia poae encodes:
- a CDS encoding putative quinol monooxygenase, whose product MSEPVVVTAYFHPAEGQHERVVEGLRASIPAVHEEPGCLLYAIHDAPDGTIVMIEKWESAELLDRHGAGEPVVELNRRLAGLLAEPVAVTRLAPLAAGTPGQGAL is encoded by the coding sequence ATGTCCGAGCCTGTCGTCGTCACCGCCTACTTCCATCCTGCCGAGGGGCAGCACGAGCGGGTCGTCGAGGGCCTGCGCGCCAGCATCCCCGCGGTGCACGAGGAGCCGGGCTGCCTCCTGTACGCCATCCACGACGCTCCCGACGGCACGATCGTCATGATCGAGAAGTGGGAGAGCGCCGAGCTGCTCGACCGGCATGGCGCCGGGGAGCCGGTCGTCGAACTCAACAGGCGACTCGCGGGTCTGCTCGCCGAGCCGGTCGCGGTCACGCGGCTCGCACCCCTCGCGGCGGGGACGCCCGGGCAGGGTGCGCTCTAG
- the xseA gene encoding exodeoxyribonuclease VII large subunit, protein MTGTAGAPSMEVGPPTAEAPWPVATLSSKIRGWIERLGTAWVEGEITQWGVSGGNVYGKLKDLNEDATVSFTIWSSVKGRIPADLKQGDRVVAAVKPNFWVKGGTLTMQVFDMRHVGLGDLLERLERLRAQLAAEGLFAPERKKRLPFLPHCIGLITGKDSDAEKDVLRNAQLRWPQVSFRTIHAAVQGERTVADVTAALRTLDADPEVDVIIIARGGGDFQNLLGFSDETLVRAAAACVTPIVSAIGHEADRPLLDEVADLRASTPTDAAKRVVPDVAEELVRVQQARTRLGVRLTHLIGSEIDRIGHLRSRPSLASSGWIVDWRAEELTRYVARGAELVERAIERESNRTAELRGQLRALSPQGTLDRGYAIVQLPGGDVLRSPEESPSGTRLTVTVAGGSLRAVADSAGDQIGK, encoded by the coding sequence GTGACCGGCACCGCAGGCGCCCCCTCGATGGAGGTCGGACCGCCGACCGCCGAGGCGCCGTGGCCGGTCGCCACTCTCTCGAGCAAGATCCGGGGCTGGATCGAACGCCTCGGAACCGCCTGGGTCGAGGGTGAGATCACCCAGTGGGGGGTCTCCGGCGGCAACGTCTACGGCAAGCTGAAAGACCTCAACGAGGATGCGACGGTCAGCTTCACGATCTGGTCGTCGGTCAAGGGACGCATCCCGGCCGACCTGAAGCAGGGCGACCGCGTGGTCGCCGCCGTCAAGCCGAACTTCTGGGTCAAGGGCGGCACGCTCACGATGCAGGTGTTCGATATGCGCCACGTCGGCCTCGGCGACCTGCTCGAGCGGCTCGAACGGCTGCGCGCGCAACTCGCCGCCGAGGGGCTGTTCGCCCCGGAACGCAAGAAGCGCCTTCCCTTCCTGCCTCACTGCATCGGGCTGATCACCGGCAAAGACTCCGACGCCGAGAAGGATGTGCTGCGCAACGCTCAGCTGCGCTGGCCGCAGGTGAGCTTCCGCACCATCCATGCCGCCGTGCAGGGCGAGCGCACCGTCGCAGACGTCACCGCCGCCCTGCGCACACTCGACGCCGACCCCGAGGTGGATGTGATCATCATCGCCCGCGGCGGCGGCGACTTCCAGAACCTGCTCGGCTTCAGCGACGAAACGCTGGTGCGTGCGGCCGCCGCCTGCGTCACACCGATCGTCAGCGCGATCGGCCACGAGGCCGACCGTCCGCTGCTCGACGAGGTCGCCGATCTACGGGCCTCCACCCCCACCGATGCGGCGAAGCGCGTCGTACCCGATGTGGCCGAAGAGCTGGTGCGCGTGCAGCAGGCCCGCACCCGGCTCGGGGTGCGGCTCACGCATCTGATCGGTTCGGAGATCGACCGGATCGGGCATCTGCGCAGCCGGCCGTCGCTCGCGTCGTCCGGCTGGATCGTCGACTGGCGCGCCGAGGAACTCACCCGTTACGTCGCCCGCGGCGCCGAACTGGTGGAGCGCGCGATCGAGCGGGAGAGCAACCGCACGGCCGAGCTTCGCGGCCAACTCCGCGCACTCTCCCCGCAGGGCACGCTCGACCGCGGTTACGCCATCGTGCAGCTGCCGGGCGGCGACGTGCTGCGCTCCCCCGAAGAATCCCCCTCCGGCACCCGGCTCACGGTCACTGTGGCGGGCGGATCGCTGCGAGCCGTCGCTGACTCAGCGGGCGATCAGATCGGCAAATAG
- a CDS encoding 4-hydroxy-3-methylbut-2-enyl diphosphate reductase — protein sequence MPRIPGARGRLKDTPVVGHKRVLLAAPRGYCAGVDRAVVAVEKALEHYGAPVYVRKQIVHNVHVVSTLERQGAIFVDEVDEVPKGAHIVFSAHGVSPAVVNAAADRGLQAIDATCPLVTKVHREAVRFARDDFEILLIGHEGHEEVEGTAGHAPDRVTLVNSPDDVDSIVVQDPEKVVWLSQTTLSVDETMETVRRLRERFPHLQDPPSDDICYATQNRQVAIKKVAEDADLVIVVGSANSSNSVRLVEVALEYGAKAAYRVDYASEIKQEWLDGVATVGVTSGASVPEVLVQEVLDDLRGAGYGDVQEVKTAEEDLMFSLPKELRKDLSGKTDTRALGGRNSHSA from the coding sequence ATGCCGAGGATTCCCGGCGCGCGAGGCCGGCTCAAGGATACCCCGGTCGTCGGACACAAGCGGGTTCTGCTCGCGGCGCCCCGAGGCTATTGCGCGGGGGTCGACCGAGCGGTCGTGGCCGTCGAGAAGGCCTTGGAGCACTACGGTGCGCCCGTCTACGTGCGCAAACAGATCGTGCACAACGTGCATGTCGTCTCCACTCTCGAACGGCAGGGCGCAATCTTCGTAGACGAGGTCGACGAAGTGCCCAAGGGGGCACACATCGTCTTCAGCGCACACGGTGTCTCGCCGGCGGTCGTGAACGCTGCAGCGGATCGCGGACTGCAGGCGATCGACGCGACCTGCCCGCTCGTCACCAAAGTGCATCGCGAGGCGGTGCGCTTCGCCCGCGACGACTTCGAGATCCTGCTCATCGGCCACGAAGGGCATGAAGAGGTCGAAGGAACCGCCGGGCATGCGCCCGATCGCGTCACCCTGGTGAACAGCCCGGACGATGTCGACTCGATCGTGGTCCAAGACCCGGAGAAGGTCGTCTGGCTCTCGCAGACCACGCTCTCGGTGGACGAGACGATGGAGACGGTCCGTCGGCTGCGCGAGCGCTTCCCGCACCTGCAGGACCCGCCCAGCGACGACATCTGCTATGCCACCCAGAACCGTCAGGTGGCGATCAAGAAGGTCGCGGAAGACGCCGACCTCGTCATCGTGGTCGGTTCTGCCAATTCGTCGAACTCGGTGCGGCTCGTGGAAGTGGCTCTGGAGTACGGCGCCAAAGCCGCCTACCGGGTCGACTACGCCAGCGAGATCAAGCAGGAGTGGCTCGACGGGGTGGCGACCGTCGGCGTGACGAGCGGCGCATCCGTGCCCGAGGTGCTCGTGCAGGAAGTGCTCGACGACCTGCGCGGTGCCGGCTACGGTGACGTGCAGGAAGTGAAGACGGCCGAGGAGGACCTCATGTTCTCCCTGCCCAAGGAGCTCCGCAAAGACCTCAGCGGCAAGACGGACACCCGGGCCTTGGGCGGGCGCAACTCGCACTCAGCCTGA
- a CDS encoding TetR/AcrR family transcriptional regulator, whose amino-acid sequence MDSSVGPTLRDRKRARTRAAIVAAGTELFARHGYDETTVADIAVAADIGTRTFFSYFTSKEELLFPENDARLQTALDAIDARGSADRPADLLLRALGDPRLESGEIVSPLAALRLRLMETVPAVRGRALQMQRDAQRQIATRLIEAFPELDEVNAAALTGAFIGAVTGALDALLADPAAVARGRADLARRLREATSSALAAGGPSVT is encoded by the coding sequence ATGGACTCCTCCGTCGGCCCGACCCTCCGTGATCGCAAACGCGCCCGCACCCGCGCCGCGATCGTGGCCGCGGGAACCGAGCTCTTCGCCCGTCACGGCTACGACGAGACGACCGTCGCCGACATCGCGGTGGCCGCCGACATCGGCACCCGCACCTTCTTCAGCTACTTCACCAGCAAAGAGGAACTGCTGTTCCCCGAGAACGATGCCCGCCTCCAGACCGCACTCGACGCGATCGACGCGAGAGGATCCGCCGACCGCCCCGCCGACCTGCTGCTGCGGGCCCTCGGCGACCCCCGATTGGAGAGCGGCGAGATCGTCAGCCCGCTCGCGGCCCTCCGCCTGCGTCTCATGGAGACCGTCCCCGCCGTCCGCGGGCGCGCGCTGCAGATGCAGCGGGATGCACAGCGTCAGATCGCCACGCGCCTCATCGAGGCCTTCCCCGAGCTCGACGAGGTGAACGCCGCCGCCCTCACCGGAGCCTTCATCGGGGCGGTCACCGGGGCCCTCGACGCACTGCTGGCCGACCCTGCGGCCGTCGCCCGCGGCCGGGCAGACCTCGCCCGTCGCCTCCGAGAGGCCACATCCTCCGCCCTCGCCGCCGGCGGGCCAAGCGTCACCTGA
- a CDS encoding DUF6264 family protein: MSDKDDQPDKRPRPKYGELAPEGWVWRPPADQSRLDTTHPVPSAEPSEPRYGQHSPDASARPPAPAHPDAPSDTADSNSPSAPPHGQPPQAQHPQDQYPQGPYPVGQYPQGPGHPGQHDPFPPAGHYPPPYGPPLPVPPGRRSSAPRWNLGWSIALLTVGFFGMAYSVGALNTLPAAIQLMHANQNLGDYHEAASVPGLLTGGSIAIVAIWAVSAALTIWLLVRRTLSFYVPLIAGIVALIVLVVIVSAVLTTDPVLLDFYSGVSATPTPAPS; encoded by the coding sequence ATGTCCGACAAGGACGATCAGCCCGACAAGCGCCCGCGCCCCAAGTACGGAGAGTTGGCACCGGAAGGCTGGGTGTGGCGTCCGCCGGCGGATCAGAGCCGCCTGGACACCACGCATCCGGTCCCCTCGGCGGAGCCGTCGGAACCGCGCTATGGGCAGCACTCGCCAGACGCCTCGGCGCGCCCACCCGCGCCGGCCCACCCGGACGCCCCATCGGACACCGCGGACAGTAACTCCCCCAGCGCACCACCGCACGGGCAACCGCCGCAGGCGCAGCACCCGCAGGACCAGTACCCCCAGGGACCGTATCCGGTGGGCCAATATCCGCAGGGGCCGGGCCACCCGGGTCAGCACGACCCCTTTCCGCCCGCCGGGCACTACCCACCGCCGTACGGTCCGCCGCTTCCGGTGCCGCCGGGGCGCCGGTCTTCAGCCCCCCGGTGGAATCTCGGCTGGAGCATCGCGCTGCTCACCGTCGGCTTCTTCGGCATGGCCTATTCGGTCGGTGCGCTGAACACGCTGCCGGCGGCCATCCAATTGATGCACGCCAATCAGAACCTCGGCGACTACCACGAAGCCGCCTCTGTTCCGGGTCTTCTCACCGGAGGTTCGATCGCGATCGTGGCGATCTGGGCAGTGTCGGCCGCGCTCACGATCTGGTTGCTCGTGCGTCGCACCCTGTCGTTCTACGTTCCGCTGATCGCCGGCATCGTGGCGTTGATCGTACTGGTCGTGATCGTCTCGGCGGTGCTGACAACCGATCCGGTCCTCCTCGACTTCTACAGCGGCGTCAGCGCCACCCCCACCCCCGCCCCCAGCTGA
- the fbaA gene encoding class II fructose-bisphosphate aldolase, producing MPIATPDQYAEMLDKAKAGGFAYPAFNVSSSQTINAVLQGLSEAGSDGIIQVTTGGADYFAGHTVKNRAAGAIAFAKFATEVAKNYPVTVALHTDHCPKDALEGFVLPLIAASEEEVKAGRNPIFQSHMWDGSAVPLGENLTIAQDMIKRTKAINAILEVEIGVVGGEEDGVSHDINEHLYTTLDDAIQTVEALGLGENGRYMAALTFGNVHGVYKPGNVKLRPELLKTIQDGLAAKYGHGPKPLDLVFHGGSGSTDAEIAEAVANGVVKMNIDTDTQYAFTRTIADYMFKNYDGVLKIDGEVGNKKLYDPRAWGKVAETGMAARVVEATQQLGSAGHSGK from the coding sequence ATGCCCATCGCCACGCCGGATCAATACGCCGAAATGCTCGACAAGGCGAAGGCCGGTGGGTTCGCCTACCCCGCGTTCAACGTGTCTTCGTCGCAGACGATCAACGCCGTGCTCCAGGGCCTCTCCGAAGCCGGCAGCGACGGCATCATCCAGGTGACCACCGGTGGCGCCGACTACTTCGCCGGCCACACAGTGAAGAACCGCGCGGCAGGCGCCATCGCGTTCGCGAAGTTCGCCACCGAGGTCGCCAAGAACTACCCGGTCACCGTGGCCCTGCACACCGACCACTGCCCGAAGGATGCGCTGGAGGGCTTCGTGCTCCCCCTCATCGCCGCGAGCGAAGAAGAGGTCAAGGCCGGTCGCAACCCGATCTTCCAGTCGCACATGTGGGATGGCTCGGCCGTGCCCCTCGGCGAGAACCTCACCATCGCGCAGGACATGATCAAGCGCACCAAGGCGATCAACGCCATCCTCGAGGTCGAGATCGGCGTCGTCGGCGGCGAAGAAGACGGTGTCAGCCACGACATCAACGAGCACCTCTACACCACGCTGGACGACGCGATCCAGACCGTGGAAGCGCTCGGCCTCGGCGAGAACGGCCGCTACATGGCCGCCCTCACCTTCGGCAATGTGCACGGCGTCTACAAGCCGGGCAACGTGAAGCTGCGCCCCGAGCTCCTGAAGACCATCCAGGACGGTCTCGCCGCCAAATACGGTCACGGCCCGAAGCCGCTCGACCTGGTCTTCCACGGTGGGTCGGGTTCCACGGATGCGGAGATCGCCGAAGCCGTCGCCAACGGCGTCGTGAAGATGAACATCGACACCGACACCCAATACGCCTTCACCCGCACCATCGCGGACTACATGTTCAAGAACTACGACGGCGTCCTCAAAATCGACGGCGAGGTCGGAAACAAGAAGCTGTACGACCCGCGCGCCTGGGGCAAGGTCGCGGAGACCGGCATGGCCGCCCGCGTAGTCGAGGCCACCCAGCAGCTCGGCTCGGCCGGACACTCCGGCAAGTAG
- a CDS encoding FAD-dependent oxidoreductase, giving the protein MRERSILLSGAGIAGSTLAYWLARRGFDVTVVERSQGVRSSGNPVDVRGAAVDVVVGMGVMERLQEVSTKVEHLRIVNAAGRRVAGLDVRTRERAAGGREVEVPRADLAGVLLEAGRREAHIRFDQSIAALHQDAGGVDVTFADGTERRFDAVVGCDGMHSAVRRLEFGPEAGFVRHLGLYVGTLQLDGPLEDPSEVLMYNTPGRSVSVHPGSGRPLAAFIFRGPERADFDYRDLAQHKRLIEEAYAGNGWRVPELLERVRAADDLYFDAVSQVRIPRWSSGRVALLGDAASSVSLFGEGSSLAIVGAARLADALAAHPDPTTAFARFEAQHRPAVLSKQRLGARAARLIVPATRAGLAMRNAGLRLVSAFSRSARP; this is encoded by the coding sequence ATGCGTGAACGCAGCATCCTCCTCTCCGGCGCCGGAATCGCCGGCTCCACCCTCGCCTACTGGCTCGCCCGGCGCGGGTTCGACGTGACCGTCGTCGAACGCTCGCAGGGCGTGCGCTCCAGCGGCAATCCGGTGGACGTGCGGGGCGCGGCCGTCGATGTCGTCGTGGGGATGGGCGTGATGGAGCGGCTCCAGGAGGTGTCGACGAAGGTCGAACACCTGCGGATCGTGAACGCCGCCGGTCGCCGTGTGGCCGGCCTCGACGTGCGAACGCGCGAGAGGGCAGCGGGCGGGCGCGAGGTGGAGGTGCCGCGTGCCGACCTCGCCGGAGTGCTCCTTGAAGCCGGGCGGCGGGAGGCGCACATCCGGTTCGACCAGTCGATCGCCGCCCTGCATCAGGACGCCGGCGGGGTGGACGTGACCTTCGCCGACGGTACCGAGCGCCGGTTCGACGCGGTCGTCGGCTGCGATGGGATGCACTCTGCGGTGCGTCGGCTGGAGTTCGGTCCCGAGGCCGGGTTCGTGCGCCATCTGGGGCTCTACGTCGGCACGCTCCAACTCGACGGGCCGCTCGAGGATCCGAGCGAGGTGCTCATGTACAACACACCCGGTCGCTCGGTGTCCGTGCATCCCGGCAGTGGGAGGCCACTCGCCGCGTTCATCTTCCGCGGCCCCGAACGCGCGGATTTCGACTACCGCGACCTCGCCCAGCACAAACGCCTCATCGAGGAGGCGTACGCCGGGAACGGCTGGCGCGTTCCTGAACTGCTCGAGCGGGTGCGGGCCGCCGATGATCTGTACTTCGACGCGGTCAGCCAGGTGCGCATCCCCCGCTGGTCGTCGGGCCGAGTCGCCCTGCTCGGCGACGCGGCCTCGTCGGTCTCGCTGTTCGGGGAGGGGTCCAGCCTCGCGATCGTCGGTGCGGCGCGGCTGGCGGATGCGCTGGCCGCGCATCCGGACCCGACGACGGCGTTCGCGAGGTTCGAAGCGCAACATCGCCCTGCGGTGCTGTCGAAGCAGCGTCTGGGCGCGCGGGCGGCCCGGCTGATCGTTCCGGCCACACGCGCAGGACTCGCGATGCGGAACGCCGGACTCCGTCTCGTCTCCGCCTTCTCCCGCTCCGCCCGCCCGTGA
- the rmuC gene encoding DNA recombination protein RmuC, protein MDPILSLLLGLLAGLIVGAAVGAAAIAAVLRRRADSGAPVEDPAIVGARHAAELAQIRATEAAVRAEVGSDLAAAQATVDSLREQVLGQQQQYRELVERQRAEAQAQSERERAESKVLQALAPVRESLSEMQKKVVELESQRSQQHGQLTEQLKSATESEERLRSTAEALASALRSNSTRGVWGETQLRSVVEAAGLLERVDFDVQSSIHSDAGAGRPDMIVRLPGGKSIALDAKVPFTAYLEASQIPATATGIEGARREALLKQHVKAVRDHITALGSKAYWLGLESSPELVIAFIPSESLVSSAMEADPSIMEFAFSKRVALASPVTLWSVLKTVAFSWQQDVLTQEAKELFDLSRTLYARLSTTATHIEKLGRSLERTVKDYNGFVGSFERQVFPAARKLNALDESKVIGVMAGIEESPRELTAFELVSELAPDPVSPNVEPLDLEPRDLHGLDKLALQQHEKRDEERRTA, encoded by the coding sequence ATGGACCCCATCCTCTCGCTTCTGCTCGGACTGCTCGCCGGCCTCATCGTCGGCGCCGCGGTCGGCGCAGCCGCCATCGCCGCTGTGCTGCGCAGGCGTGCCGACTCCGGCGCACCCGTCGAAGATCCCGCGATCGTCGGGGCGAGGCACGCCGCCGAATTGGCGCAGATCCGCGCCACGGAGGCGGCCGTCCGGGCCGAGGTCGGCAGCGATCTCGCGGCCGCCCAGGCCACCGTCGACTCCCTGCGAGAGCAGGTGCTCGGCCAGCAGCAGCAGTACCGCGAGCTCGTGGAACGCCAGCGCGCCGAGGCCCAAGCGCAGTCCGAGCGGGAGCGCGCCGAGAGCAAAGTGCTGCAGGCCCTGGCCCCCGTGCGCGAGAGCCTCAGCGAGATGCAGAAGAAGGTCGTCGAGCTGGAGTCCCAGCGCAGCCAGCAGCACGGCCAGCTCACCGAACAGCTCAAATCGGCCACGGAGTCAGAGGAACGCCTGCGCAGCACCGCCGAGGCCCTCGCCTCCGCCCTGCGCTCCAACAGCACCCGCGGCGTCTGGGGCGAGACCCAGCTGCGCAGCGTCGTCGAAGCCGCCGGTCTGCTCGAACGCGTCGACTTCGACGTGCAGTCGAGCATCCACTCGGATGCGGGCGCCGGCCGCCCCGACATGATCGTGCGCCTCCCCGGCGGCAAGAGCATCGCCCTCGACGCCAAGGTGCCGTTCACCGCCTATCTGGAGGCCAGCCAGATCCCGGCGACCGCGACCGGAATCGAAGGCGCCCGGCGCGAGGCGCTGCTCAAGCAGCATGTGAAGGCTGTGCGCGACCACATCACGGCGCTCGGCAGCAAGGCCTATTGGCTGGGGCTCGAATCCTCCCCTGAGCTGGTGATCGCGTTCATCCCGAGCGAGTCACTGGTGTCATCGGCGATGGAGGCCGACCCGTCGATCATGGAGTTCGCTTTCAGCAAGCGGGTCGCGCTCGCCTCACCGGTGACCCTCTGGTCGGTGCTCAAGACCGTCGCGTTCAGCTGGCAGCAGGATGTGCTCACCCAGGAGGCCAAAGAGCTCTTCGACCTCAGTCGCACCCTCTACGCGCGACTGTCGACCACGGCCACCCACATCGAGAAGCTCGGCCGCTCTCTGGAGCGCACGGTGAAGGACTACAACGGGTTCGTCGGCTCCTTCGAGCGCCAGGTCTTCCCCGCCGCCCGCAAACTCAACGCGCTCGACGAGTCGAAGGTGATCGGCGTCATGGCCGGCATCGAAGAGTCGCCGCGCGAGCTCACCGCGTTCGAGCTCGTCAGCGAACTCGCGCCCGACCCGGTCTCCCCGAACGTAGAGCCGCTCGACCTGGAGCCGCGCGACCTTCACGGCCTCGACAAACTGGCTCTGCAGCAGCACGAGAAGCGGGACGAAGAACGCCGCACCGCCTGA
- the glpX gene encoding class II fructose-bisphosphatase, whose translation MTSTDTATLYLHPDRNLAMELVRATEAAAIRATPFIGRGDKNAADGAAVDAMRAFLGTVNFDGLVVIGEGEKDRAPMLFNGEHVGNGRGPACDIAVDPIDGTSLTAAGRQNALSVIAVSDRGTMLDASSVFYMSKIVTGPEGAGVVDLSQSVGDNIRELAKAKGKPVGELRVAVLDRPRHEGLIEEIRAAGAGTRLMLDGDVAGGINAARYESRIDMCVGIGGSPEGITTACAIKAIGGFMQGKLAPKDDAERAGGIAAGLDMDRIYGADELVKGDNTFFVATGVTDGGLVEGVRRKGPIIRTESIVLRSKSGTIRRVIADHLAEKWLEADQL comes from the coding sequence ATGACCAGTACTGACACTGCAACGCTGTACCTGCATCCGGATCGAAACCTGGCGATGGAGTTGGTGAGGGCCACGGAGGCCGCCGCCATTCGCGCGACGCCGTTCATCGGACGCGGCGACAAGAACGCGGCCGATGGCGCGGCAGTGGATGCGATGCGCGCCTTCCTCGGCACGGTCAACTTCGATGGCCTCGTGGTGATCGGCGAGGGCGAGAAGGACAGGGCGCCGATGCTCTTCAACGGTGAGCATGTGGGCAACGGGCGCGGTCCGGCCTGCGATATCGCGGTGGACCCGATCGACGGCACGTCGTTGACGGCTGCCGGTCGCCAGAACGCGCTCTCGGTCATCGCTGTGTCTGACCGGGGCACCATGCTCGACGCCTCCAGCGTGTTCTACATGTCGAAGATCGTCACCGGCCCTGAAGGCGCGGGGGTCGTCGACCTGTCGCAGTCCGTGGGGGACAACATCCGGGAGCTCGCCAAGGCCAAGGGGAAACCCGTCGGCGAGTTGCGGGTGGCCGTGCTCGACCGTCCGCGGCACGAAGGTCTGATCGAGGAGATCCGGGCGGCCGGCGCCGGAACCCGGCTGATGCTCGACGGCGATGTGGCCGGCGGCATCAACGCGGCCCGATACGAGTCGCGCATCGATATGTGCGTGGGGATCGGTGGCAGCCCCGAAGGCATCACGACCGCCTGCGCGATCAAAGCCATCGGCGGGTTCATGCAGGGCAAGCTGGCGCCGAAGGATGACGCCGAGCGTGCCGGCGGAATCGCGGCCGGGCTCGACATGGACCGCATCTACGGCGCCGATGAGCTCGTCAAGGGCGACAACACCTTCTTCGTCGCGACCGGGGTCACCGACGGCGGGCTGGTGGAGGGGGTGCGGCGCAAAGGTCCGATCATCCGCACCGAGAGCATCGTTCTGCGCTCGAAGAGCGGCACCATCCGCCGGGTGATCGCCGATCACCTCGCCGAGAAGTGGCTCGAGGCCGACCAGCTGTAG